A single window of Modestobacter italicus DNA harbors:
- the yidD gene encoding membrane protein insertion efficiency factor YidD, producing MTAARALLAAVRFYQRAISPAFPPRCRFEPSCSAYAAEAVEVHGAGRGTWLAVRRLAKCAPWHPGGVDLVPPRAGTAEPTHSSCTAASDPTTPPVPPADDPARRPGDTPPAPGRSAQQEAGVA from the coding sequence GTGACCGCCGCCCGCGCGCTGCTGGCGGCCGTCCGCTTCTACCAGCGGGCGATCAGCCCGGCGTTCCCGCCGCGGTGCCGGTTCGAGCCCAGCTGCAGCGCCTACGCCGCCGAGGCGGTCGAGGTCCACGGCGCCGGTCGCGGCACCTGGCTCGCGGTCCGCCGGCTCGCCAAGTGCGCGCCGTGGCACCCCGGCGGGGTCGACCTCGTCCCGCCGCGGGCCGGAACTGCTGAGCCCACCCACTCGTCGTGCACAGCGGCGTCGGACCCGACCACTCCACCGGTGCCCCCGGCCGACGACCCCGCTCGTCGCCCCGGTGACACCCCGCCGGCCCCTGGCCGGTCAGCGCAGCAGGAGGCTGGCGTTGCTTGA